The sequence aatctatttaattttgTGTACATTTGCAAATATTTTGTTCTTcatatcaaaaaaagaaaaaaaaatcaaaattgttaaTAAATGGTAAAAACTACTTTGTTTTATCGTTTatttcccttatttttattatattatattatttttattttcttttatatttcataatttttttttaagaagtaaaaaaacaCATGTTCAATTTAGGGATGATAATGGGACAAATAGATGACCCATTTCAATATCGTATAATTTacctaatttatttaaaataatttttattattgtttcattttaaaatttaaatgagaTGTGATGGgtatgattatttaatttttttatattttgttaaaaaataatttttattttttttaattatattaaaataaatatattttataaataatcaaaatattatatatatttttataaattacttaattgaaagttatttttttttttattaatatatataaataaaaaataaaaataattaattttatatataatcatgaGACAAGGTATTACTTAAACTGTCCCAagttttttaaactttttaaaacttacccataatttatttatttgtccagagtaaaaaaaaaaaaaatctaatccgttatcatatataattttatagttatttttatctACCTTTCTACATAACTTTCCCCATTTATAATAaagtcattttcaattcaaattttagaaatttaatatatttcgatttgtttggaatttgttgtgatatttttaaaattttaattaaatagtttTTGGGTGGGAGGTGTGTTTTACacaaagaatttaaaaaataaaaataaaattagtagtCACAACTCACAAGAATTTCATTAAATAGCGACAGCCAAAAGCACCACCAAAGGTTGGCAAGGTTGGCAAGACGTGACGTGACGTGACTGTTATTATTACCTGTCCTATTACCTGTCCTCATCACGTTGTGGGTCACCCATATGCATCTTTGTTGCCACGTGGCTCACTCATCCGGATCCGTTCCACCCACCCTTCGGCCACGGGCCAACGGGTGAGCAATAGATGGCCCAAGTGATAAACAGGCCCAAGCCCAATTCCTTTCCCCCAAACGGATTTCATGGGCTTTATTCAAGCCCAAAGACTGAAGCCCATAATTCTCTTCTTCTCCAGCAAGAAACCTAAAACCATTTTCTTCTCCATCTCAGTTCCAAAACGCCAAGTTTCAgtcccttttctctctactttcCTTCTCTAGATTTTCTCTGTAAACAAACATGGGAGACAGTCAATACTCATTCTCCCTCACCACTTTCAGGTAAGTAATTTATTCACTAGATTCACATGCAGAGACTCATATTTTCGATCTTCTCACATCTCTATGTGTGTCACGAGACAGTCCTTCGGGAAAGCTTGTTCAGATCGAGCATGCATTGACCGCCGTTGGCTCAGGCCAAACATCTCTAGGGATCAAAGGTATATTCGCCATTTTTATTGGTTTCTTGGaaacttcttttaaaaataaaaataaaaattggaattctTTTTTATGTAATGGtcttattcattttgttataaTTCTCTAGAAATTTTGGATTCGTTTTTGGTTTGTGGTTTGGGCAATCCGAGTTAACCCTCTGCTTGGTTACTGAGAAAATCAGGAAAAGGAGAGGAAATGAGGTTTTGAATTTcatagttttaattttctttttaagggtCTTAAAGAAGTACAATCCTAATTTTGAACTTCTTTTGTTATTCTTTCTGTTTTCTTTGCTACTTACCATAGAGCAAGTCACGAATAGATCGCAATACTTAGCTTGTTTATGCTGCTTCTGTATTTTAATGTGGCATAATGGTTTTGATTTGTTCTCAAATTTGGTCATATTTGGAGTTCATCTTGTCCCATTACCAATTGACTAATACTTTAGCCTGTTACTGCAGCTGCCAATGGTGTTGTTATTGCAACTGAGAAGAAACTACCTTCTATCTTGGTGGATGAGGCATCGGTGAGTCAATTGTGGACTAAGTTTTTGatgatttgtatttttttttttctcactttttctgGGTATAACTTTTTGGATGAATGGCTTCCTAGCACTTCATTAAATTTGCAGCAGCTCATAGTTCTCTGAGGAAAATGATTTGGTCCTACTTCTTCCAGGCCAATAAGTTTTATATTTCTATCAGTTATAACTCTTATATTGAAAATCCTACTTGCCTTATTAATGGTCATGTTGCTAGGATgcttaatgaagaaaaaggatCAGGATGTAGCAGGTCAAGTTGCCATTTGTCTCATATAGTTCAAAGTAttcattatttgaaacaatTAGACATTTGAACAAACACCTTGTCTAATATAAACAATAATTTGAGTATGGTTGGCTCTATATAGTAGTCAGATGCTCTATAGTCAATGTTATTGAGTTCATTTGCATATTTGTGTTTCCAGATGCTTTCAAAATCATGTACATACAATTTTGACCATCTGAGATTTATGTACACTATCTGTTCCCTGCTTCATGCAATTCCTCATGATTGTTGTTTTGTGGtgtattgttttttattttttatgtttatgatGGTTTATTTTCCTTGTGGTGGGGAGAATTTTTATCCACTGAACATTGTGGATCATGTGGTTATGTCAATTTATGCTTTCCATTTGATTGTTTATTCACTTATGACAACCCAAAGTTTGTGCAATATTGCGTTTAATAAGTTGCGTTGTTCCTGATGATGTGTGTATTCTACACAAATGAACACCAGGAAATTGATTTGAGTTGATTTAAAACTGAAAAAGATccatatttaaatctttatttttctcttcttatgTTGTAAGCATCTCCTTCCTTTAAAAACTTGCAGTTTTATGTCTAACACACACTATTGGTTTAGTATGTCATAGTGGCAGCAGTTTGTCTTATTTTTCCACCAAAATTTCACCAATCACCTGAATTTGTGACCCTTAACGACAtctgttatatttgatttcaggTCCAAAAGATACAGGTTTTGACACCAAATATTGGAGTTGTCTACAGGTTTGATCTTTGTGCTGCCTCTTAGTTATTAGGGAGATTAAGTATTTAATGTTTATGTTTCCCTGCTTGTGGTGTTTCACACATTAACTTGATCCTAATCtgcatgttttaatttttatcaatgttgttttattttttgcagCGGCATGGGTCCTGATTCTCGAGTTTTGGTTCGAAAGAGTAGGAAGCAGGCAGAGCAGTATCACAGGCTATATaaggtatattattttttattttattttttccactGGCTGTTTCTATAATTCGTGATGTGATGTATGTTTAATGGTTAATTTCTAAGTTTATCATCAGTATGGCTTAAGCCTTGCTCAACTgattggattaaaaaaatattttttatttattaagtaaaagaaaagagggaAGAATGGAGTGACATGGCAAAGGCAACCAGGAATCTTAATTGCCAGAGGTCTGTGGTCCAATCAGTTAAACATGTATCTACTTGTTTTAGAAGCTTCTTGAgcattttttctctctttccaaaatgtaaaattttcttttacttctgcAGACATGCATTACTTTCTTTGTTTAGATTGTGATGATGTCTTCGTGATCGTTGTGGATGAtaatgttattttatgatctGATATAGGAGCATAGGTTGAGACATTCCAAATTGATTTACTGAACATTTCTTTTTGTCCTTGAACTCTGggtcaagaaaaaaatatctatgAATATTGGGCTGTATTTGGGTTTCCACAGGATCAACTGATCAAGGCACTCCCTACAACTTTGCCCATGACTATTATTGAGTTTTTATAGGATTAAAACATTCTGTACAACTTAGCGCACAGTTGTCAGGCTCTGAAAAGATTATGTATGGGTGGTTGCCTTGGGTGgtgaattaaaatatttaggaCATCAGACGATGACCATATTAATAGACTGAAACTTTTCATGATTGAACCTTTTAAGAACTAGACTAATAGATGCAAAAGTCAAATAGGATTTGAATTCTGGTAACTAGAATTTTTCGAAGCAGCTAATAGAATGGTTTACAACATAATAGCAAACTTTTAATTGAATTCAGAGTAagagattttttaaattctaaaatttcctGAAGAATCCCAAATACAAATAGAAAAGCCAATTGCTCTTGAGGTACCCATACAAATATTAATACTTCCTATCTTAAAGAGACTCCCAATTGTCCTGATTTCCTTGTCTTTTTCAAGATGCTCTGGTTCATAGTTACTTGCAATTGGTTGGTTGtgtgttttgattttatttcctttattggATCAACATGGTCAAGGAGATGAGAAGGAACTTCTACCTAATTATGGAGTGTCCTTTTTCAATCATATACATGCTTTTGTCCCTTGCAAAAGGTATTAACTTGATTGCAAATATCATGATTGTAGGAATCAATCCCTGTCACGCAACTTGTGAGGGAGACTGCAGCTGTTATGCAGGAGTTCACTCAATCTGGGTAACCACCATCTCATTAGTATGATGATTAATTAGCTGCAATCATTTCCTGATTAGTGTCTAAAGAGAGATACATGATTTTAGGGGAGCTTGAAAGATCAAAGGTTATATTCAAATAACCTCAGTATTCAATGTCTAACCAGTGGCTTCTATAGTTGCACTATTCTGTGCTTATctgtaattttttctttattgattgCTTAGAGCTGGGAGACCTATGTTAGGCTGGCTTCAGACTATTTTGGACTTTAATGTGAAACTGGTGATTTTTAAAGTAGCAACTTTTTGCACCAAACTGTAGTTTGTTTAATTGATTGATTACCATCTCAGTAGGTGTTTGTAATGTTCTCATTTCCAGAAAAAGACTAAATTGCGTGCTTTAGGCAATATGAGTCACAAAAAGACGCTACTGTAAATATCCTTATCCAAACATAACTTGATCTTCATACGAGTCGCTCTAGATCTTGGATCTTCACACAATTTGATTTTAAGCAATGCATAAACCTCTGAATTACAGAAGCATATAGAAAAGCTCAATTATTTAAATGAAGTTTgatatcttttctttcttcttattccTATAGTGGTGTAAGGCCCTTTGGAGTATCACTGTTGGTTGCTGGTTTTGATGACAATGGTCCACAATTGTACCAGGTACTCAAATTTTAAGTTTGAGTTATTAAGCATTTTATTAATATACTATTTAATGTTCTTACCTTTTCAAATGCATTTAATGGATTGGTGGGTTGGGCAATTTCCAATCCTCTTGACTTCAATCTAACCTATTGGCAACTCCAGAATAGGTTTTTTCCTCTGATACCCGGAAGCAGAACATGGGTTCATGCCCCCCCGAAATAGTTGGGCTTAAGGCTTTGTTTAGCTGAAATGAGTAGTTCTTTAGTTTGATCCACCACCTTTGTTATCAACCCTAGATTGTTGTGCTTTCAATTTCCATATGAACAATACTTACTTTCAGGGATTTGGTAGATTCTATTATTTGAGTGGCAATGGAGAAAAGATGTGACTTGTTTGATTCTTAATCCTAGGAAAAAAGTAACagttttacctttttctttcttttcattttctatatgAGCATTTACATTCTTTGTTTCCTATATTATGGTTAGTGTTGGATTGCATGACATACATTGTGGGCCCAAATCTtacaagcttaaacttttaggaaaattggtagttcaacatggtattagagcctcaTTTGATAGGAGATCATGTGTTCAAATGTCACTACCATATATTTATATCCCCAACTTATTAACCCCTAAAGAGTCTGGTTGTGGTTGTTGGCCTACGGGCTTCTGTGTCTCTCCATGTGCAAATATGGGGTTGCACATGAGGGAGGGtgttagagtgcatgatatacattgtggggCTAAATACTACATTAGGAAGATTGGTAGTTCAACAGTTAGATTGATGAACTTATctaaatttctctttctttggaTGTTGGcatgcttttctttcttttccttctacCTTGCCATCTCTTATCATATGGATATCTGTATTGCGAACTGTGCATTAGggtttctttacattttttgggCAAATTGTTTTGGGTTTGATACGGTCATCAGCCCATCTACAACTGTAGGATCCTTTGTTGCAATTTgtagaataattttgaaatctGTTTGGAATCAATGAGTCACTTTGGTACTGATAGAAATGCAGAAAAGACCCAACAGTTATCTTTAAAAAACTACCTGATTCAGATTTCTTGGTGAAAAGACATAGTGGATAAGGTTCAATTGCCCAGCAAGCTCTTGTAGTCATTATTATAAGTTTTGAGTCTGTTTTTTTACCCTATCCTGCATTAGTATAATGCTACAAATTTCTGCtaatattcatttacttatttatatgCCTCTAGGTGGATCCATCAGGTTCATATTTCTCATGGAAAGCCTCTGCAATGGGGAAGAATGTCTCAAATGCAAAGACATTTCTCGAGAAGAGGTATTTAAATCAGAATTTGGTTGCTGTGtctttttaaaatgatatcAAGCAGCAGCCTATCTTTATTGTGTTTGATACTTTTgcaacaacaatttttttaaggcTCTTCGAATTGCCACATTGCTAGGATTATGTGGCTGCATCTTGAAGTTCTATTATAAGCCTTATGTTTCATACTCAACTTTCTATGGGAAATGAAGGGCAAGGCTCGTGTTCACCTTGAGTTTTCTGATTTTTTagtttcctataaaaaattataataaattggaTTGGTAATTTATGTGTAGGATGCACTTTCAACTTTGCCAGGGCTTGAACTTAATCcatgtgatttttattttttttaatttatttctgcATTTTGGTAATAACTTCTGTTCACTATTGTAACTTTGATtcccttctttcttttcctttccctttcccttcttttttaaCATTCAATTTCGTTTCCCTCTCTTTGATCTTAACTTAGGAGGAGAATTGAATATGTTCCTTTTCCATGTAGGTACACTGATGATATGGAACTTGATGATGCTGTCCACACGGCTATTTTGACACTCAAGGAGGGGTATATGCATCTtaaacttcttttcttttaaatttcagCTAACAAATGTTTGAAAACTATCAAAAGGCACATCAAGAAGCTTTGAACTTATCTGTTGTTCATTCTGCATTTAGTTGCTTAGTGAATTTTCTTCTTGAAAGAAATTCAGTTGAGTGATTTACTAACGTATAATTTTACTCATTCTTTGAGTAAGAGGGTTCTGCATCCTGGATTGCTAGAGGGACTTCCCTGGCCAAAAAGGATGCCTAGTATGGCTGACTAAATCAGAGTTTTTGAGAACTTCAAATTGTGTTCAAAATTTGTATGAGATATTAAAATGCACAAAATGTTCTCTGAATAGAATCATTAAACTCATCACAACTGAGGCTATCACTGGATAGTCTCATTGCCGTGCTATGAGCTTTTTCCTTTCATTAGCACAATTTGGGCTCATGATTCATGCATACACCATGGTGAAATGatctgtttctttcttttggatTATAAGATAATATATTTCTTGTTTATGGCCTGTGCCACATCAGCCCTTGCAGGTTTACTTATGATGTTGCATTTCGTTCTCTTTAGTTATATGCTGAGTTTCATAAATTTGTGCAGATTTGAAGGGCAAATCTCTAGCAAAAACATTGAGATTGGTATTATAGGCACTGACAGAAAATTCAGGCaagttttgttttcattttctcattaagCTTGCTGGTTGTCTTATGCCTATGAGACCCAGAACATTGACCTAGGTTAAGTCCAAAATGATTTGAAAGTTTTCTTTTGGCTCAAATCCTCAGATctgcaaattttcttttctagttttAAATCAGATGATTATAttaactctttctctctctctctctctctctctctctctgtggcCTTTGCTCTGCAACAAAACTCTTTTAGTTACATTCTGCTGAAATTAAGAATAatgctttgtttttattttttttcaggtgctttcttttaagaataaataaacaaaattatagtTCTTGATGCAAAAAGAGACGGAAAAGAAAAAACGCTTGCCATTAAATGCTCAAACCActcttaaaatttcattaacCTTTTTCCTCATTAGATATGCCTGATGTTATTCACACACAACCATAGAGTGCAAATTCTTGAATGAAAAATAGTCCTCACTTTTCCTTAGTGTTTTTGGATCCAAATTTCATTGCTTGCCATTAAATGGTTTGAGAACTTTTCATCGATGTTGCTAGCATTTCTCAAATTTACATGTGAAAATTCCAATTTACAACATGCAATTCCAAGCTGGCAACAGATTTCATCATTCATTATTCCTGACTTGTTTATAAGATGTTCATGATTAGTTTCTGAATTCTGAACACATCTTTccgattattttttatacttctgactgagttttCTTCTGTTGCATTGTTGCAGGGTCTTGACACCAGCTGAAATTGATGACTATTTGGCTGAAGTGGAGTAGTAGCTTGCCCTGTTTCCATAAAACACTtcgaagaaaaggaaaacaaaatttatgattCTGGTTTATTATGTTGCATGGACTTTTGTTTGTGGTGCCCACCTTGCTGTTCAGCAGGAAAAGGCAATTTGATGTAAGATTAATGAACGTGCTGTGAATTAAGGATTTATTTGAAACCTACCCAGAACGGTGAAGCAAACAAATATTCAAGATTTTAACCCTCATTTTAACTCTTACAAGTGGAAACTACCACTGTTCTAAATTTgctatttctaatttatacttAACGTATGAGTTAGGCTAGCTCCCTCTGGGAAGAAAACTTGAGTTTGACGGCAGGTTATGAGCCCTACTGAGAGTGTGCCCCAGTGCCTCAAAGAGTCGGATAGTCTTTGAAAAGGCCGGATGAAGATGATTCTAggaaaaatggttttaatttaTGGCGTTT is a genomic window of Vitis riparia cultivar Riparia Gloire de Montpellier isolate 1030 chromosome 1, EGFV_Vit.rip_1.0, whole genome shotgun sequence containing:
- the LOC117925434 gene encoding proteasome subunit alpha type-2-B: MGDSQYSFSLTTFSPSGKLVQIEHALTAVGSGQTSLGIKAANGVVIATEKKLPSILVDEASVQKIQVLTPNIGVVYSGMGPDSRVLVRKSRKQAEQYHRLYKESIPVTQLVRETAAVMQEFTQSGGVRPFGVSLLVAGFDDNGPQLYQVDPSGSYFSWKASAMGKNVSNAKTFLEKRYTDDMELDDAVHTAILTLKEGFEGQISSKNIEIGIIGTDRKFRVLTPAEIDDYLAEVE